The Sandaracinus amylolyticus genomic interval CCACGACGCGACGACGCTGCCTCGACGCCAGACCTCGGCGATCGCGGGGAGATCGAAGTCGTAGCGATAGAGCTCGGGGCTCTCGAGCGGCGTCGTCTCCGCGTCCACGCTGCGCGGCGCGTTGCCCACGTTCGCGTGGCGCAGGATGTTCATGCCCTCGGCGTACGCGCCCATGAGCCCGTACTCGATGCCGTTGTGCACCATCTTCACGAAGTGCCCGGCGCCGTGGGGCCCGCAGTGCAGGTAGCCGTGCTCCGCGGGCGACGGCGTTCCCGCGCGACCCGGCGTGCGCGCTGCCGCGTCGATCGGCGGCGCGAGCGCGGCGAAGATCGGATCGAGGCGCTGCACGATCTCGCGCTCGCCGCCGATCATCTGGCAGTAGCCGCGGTGTCGGCCCCACACGCCGCCCGAGGTGCCGACGTCGACGAAGTGGATGCCGTCTTCGGCGAGCGCGCTCGCGCGACGGAGATCCTCGCGGTAGTGCGAGTTCCCGCCGTCGACGATCACGTCGTCGCGCGCGAGGAGACGGCGCAGCGTCGCGATCATCTCGTCGACGACGCCGGCGGGCAGCATCAGCCAGATCGCGCGCGGCGGGTGGAGCTTCGCGACGAGATCCTCGATGGTCCTCGCGCCGATCGCGCCCTGCTTCGCGAGCGCTTCGACCGGCGCGGGCGAGCGGTTCCACGCGACGATCTCGTGGCCCGCGTCGAGGAGCCTGGCGGCCATGTTCGCGCCCATCCGACCCAGTCCCACGATGCCGATCCTCATGTCCGTGCTCCTTCGTCAGCGCGCGTGAGATGGCGAACTCCGTCCGCGCCGGCGATGACGAGGTCCGTCGCGAGATCGAGGAACAGCCCGTGCTCCACGATGCCGGCGCGCTCGGCGAGCCGGCGCGAGAGCTCGTGCGCGGCGCGGATCGGTCCGAGCTCGCAGTCGAGGATCAGGTTGTCCTCGTCGGTGCGGAACGGCGCGCCGGAGGCCCCCGATCGGACGCGCACGCGCGCGCCGAGCGACTCGAGGTAGAGCGCCTCCGCGCGCCAACCGAACGGCACGACCTCGACGGGGAGCGCGCAGCGCGTCCCGATGCACGGCGACGGCTTCGACGCGTCGACGACGATCACCTCGCGGCGGCTCGCCTGCGCGACGATCTTCTCGTGCAGCAGCGCGCCGCCTGCGCCCTTCAGCAGCGCGAACGTCGGGTCGACCTCGTCGGCGCCGTCGATCGTGAGATCGACGACGGGATGCGCCTCCAGCGTCGTGAGCGGCACGCCGAGCCGCGCGGCGGCGTCGCCCACCGCGCGCGAGCACGGAACGCCGAGCACGTCGAAGAGCGCGCCGCTCGCGAGGCGCGACGCGATCGATCGCAGCGCGAAGTCCGCCGTCGAGCCCGCGCCGAGCCCGACCACCATGCCCGAGCGCACCCACTCGGCCGCGTGCTCCGCGGCGTCGCGCTTCCAGCGCGCGTGCTCGTCCGAAGGCGCGCGCGACGTCACGACCGTCCTCGCAGCTGCGACGCCGCCTCGGCGTCGATCATCCAGCGGAGCGCGCCGTGGGTGGGAGCGATGCGCGCGGCGGGAAGGCGCTCGGCGCCATCGCGCCCCTCGAGCACGTGTGCGAGCCGCTCTGCCTTGCTCGCGCCGTCGACGAGGAACGTGACCGCAGCGGCCGCGTCGATCACGACCGGCGTGAGCGTGATGCGCCACATCGGGTGCGGGCGCGCGATCTCGCTCGGCACGACCCAGCGACGCGCTTCGTTCATCGCCGGCGCGCCGGGGAAGAGCGAGGCGGTGTGCCCGTCGTCGCCCATCCCGAGCAGCACGAGATCGAAGCTGCGCGCAGGCGGCCCCTCGACGTCGCCGAAGCACGCGCGCAGCGTGCGCTCGTACGCGCGCGCTGCGTGCTCGGGCTCGTCCTCGCCCGCGATGCGGTGCACGTTCGCCGCAGGGATCGGCACGCGATCGAGCAGCGCTTCGCGCGCCATCCGATAGTTCGACTCCGGATGATCGGGCGGCACGCAGCGCTCGTCGCCGAAGAAGATGCGCGCGCGCGACCAGTCGATGCGCCCGACGAACGAGGGCTGCGCGAGGCGCTCGTACACGGGCCGCGGGGTCGCGCCGCCTGCGAGCGCGATCGTGAACACACCGCGCGCGGCCACCGCGGCGCGCGCGAGCGCCACGACGTGCTCCGCCGCGGCGTGCACGAGCGCGTCGCGATCGGGGTGGATCTCGACCTCGCGCGCGGCACCGTAGACGAGCCGCTCCGGCGCGCGCGGGACGTGCATCTCGAGCGGGAGTCGACGTGCGATCCCACGCAGCTCGTCGGGCGTCCGTCGGGGCGAGCCGGTCACGTGCACCTCGGCGACCCGACGCGGCATCGTGCGTGCCACGGCGATTCGCCGCGCTCGGTCCCGCCGCTGCGCGGACGGGGTGCACGACGTCGCGCCGACGCCGTGCGCATGGGGCACGAGCGGACACGCCCCGGCTCGCACGCACCGCTCGGTGCGTGGCGGAGCACGCGCAGCGCGCGTACCGTGCGCGCGATGATCGTCGAGTACGTTCGTTATCGCGTCGCGCCCGAGCGTGGCGCGCTCCTCGAGCAGGCCTGGCGCGAGGCGTCTGCGCTGCTCCGCGCATCACCGCATTGTCTCGCGTACGAGCTCACACGCTGCGCGAAGGACCCTGCCCGCTACGTCGTGCGGCTCGAGTGGGACAGCCCCGAGGGCCACCTCGAGGGCTTCCGCAAGAGCGCGGCGTTCGCGGAATTCGTCGCGCACGTGCGGCCGTTCATCGCCGACATCGAGGAGATGGAGCACTACGCGCCGACCGGCGTCGGCTCGCGATCCACGATCTTCGACGCAGCCGGCGGCGTGGCGACGTTCTTCCGGCTCGCGCACGAGATGCACGCGCGCATGAAGGCGGACGCGCTGCTCGGGCCGCACTTCGCGCGCGCGGCGGAGAGCCACGTGCCGCACCTCGCGATGTGGCTCGTCGAGGTGTTCGGCGGACCGAAGCTCTACAGCGAGACCCTCGGCGACATCGCGCCGATCCTCCGGCGCCACGCGGGGCTGCGCATCGACGACGCGCAGCGCGAGCGCTTCGTGCGCGTCGCGGCGGACGCGGCCGCGCACGTCGTGGCGGACGTGCGCGCGCGGGAGGCGATCGTCCGCTACGTCGCGTGGGGCGCGCGGGTCGCGCAGGAGAACTCCGCGCCCGAGCGCGTCCCGAACGCGCAGGCCGGCGTGCCCACGTGGGGCTGGGACGACCGGTGATCACTCGACGCTCGCGCCCACCTCGGGCGCGAGCGCGACACCGCACGCGTAGAGCGCGT includes:
- the gnd gene encoding phosphogluconate dehydrogenase (NAD(+)-dependent, decarboxylating) is translated as MRIGIVGLGRMGANMAARLLDAGHEIVAWNRSPAPVEALAKQGAIGARTIEDLVAKLHPPRAIWLMLPAGVVDEMIATLRRLLARDDVIVDGGNSHYREDLRRASALAEDGIHFVDVGTSGGVWGRHRGYCQMIGGEREIVQRLDPIFAALAPPIDAAARTPGRAGTPSPAEHGYLHCGPHGAGHFVKMVHNGIEYGLMGAYAEGMNILRHANVGNAPRSVDAETTPLESPELYRYDFDLPAIAEVWRRGSVVASWLLDLVASALVRDPDLADFHGRVSDSGEGRWTLKAAIDESVPAPILSTALGERFASRGEAEFANRLLSAMRFEFGGHQEKQP
- the pgl gene encoding 6-phosphogluconolactonase; amino-acid sequence: MPRRVAEVHVTGSPRRTPDELRGIARRLPLEMHVPRAPERLVYGAAREVEIHPDRDALVHAAAEHVVALARAAVAARGVFTIALAGGATPRPVYERLAQPSFVGRIDWSRARIFFGDERCVPPDHPESNYRMAREALLDRVPIPAANVHRIAGEDEPEHAARAYERTLRACFGDVEGPPARSFDLVLLGMGDDGHTASLFPGAPAMNEARRWVVPSEIARPHPMWRITLTPVVIDAAAAVTFLVDGASKAERLAHVLEGRDGAERLPAARIAPTHGALRWMIDAEAASQLRGRS
- the rpiA gene encoding ribose-5-phosphate isomerase RpiA, with product MTSRAPSDEHARWKRDAAEHAAEWVRSGMVVGLGAGSTADFALRSIASRLASGALFDVLGVPCSRAVGDAAARLGVPLTTLEAHPVVDLTIDGADEVDPTFALLKGAGGALLHEKIVAQASRREVIVVDASKPSPCIGTRCALPVEVVPFGWRAEALYLESLGARVRVRSGASGAPFRTDEDNLILDCELGPIRAAHELSRRLAERAGIVEHGLFLDLATDLVIAGADGVRHLTRADEGART
- a CDS encoding antibiotic biosynthesis monooxygenase, producing MIVEYVRYRVAPERGALLEQAWREASALLRASPHCLAYELTRCAKDPARYVVRLEWDSPEGHLEGFRKSAAFAEFVAHVRPFIADIEEMEHYAPTGVGSRSTIFDAAGGVATFFRLAHEMHARMKADALLGPHFARAAESHVPHLAMWLVEVFGGPKLYSETLGDIAPILRRHAGLRIDDAQRERFVRVAADAAAHVVADVRAREAIVRYVAWGARVAQENSAPERVPNAQAGVPTWGWDDR